The Gemmatimonas aurantiaca T-27 DNA segment GACCGTCACTGAATTGCAGGCCAGTGCGGTCGAGTTGATCCGTGCGATGTGCGAAGTCGGGAGGGCATCATGACCCCCTTCCCCGACCCGCCCGGCGAGGATCATCGGGAGACGCATCTGTCGATGCTGGCAGAGCAGCGCGAAGCGCGTGTTGAAAGAATCGCTAGCGATATGGTGGACGAGGCGCGGAGTCGCACCGCCACCGATCTATTGGCGCTGCGCTGGATCGCGAACGAGTTCGAGGACTCGCCGGAGCGGACCAGAGCGTTTGAGCTGCTGCTTGATCGCATTTTCACCGAGCGAAGAGCAGCGGAAGTGCTGAGGAATGCGGCATGAGTGAGCCGACGTATGGCACGAAAGAGTACGTCGACGACCGCCGCAACTATCTCGGCGCGTCCGATATGCCGATGGCGTGCGGCCGCAGCGAGTACGGTGGCCCGCTCGATCTCGTGCGGCTGAAACTCGGCCTCGACACGGTCGAAGAAACCCACGCGATGAAGCGGGGGCACATCTACGAACCGGCGATCATGGCGGAGTTCGCGGTGCTGCATCCGGACATCCAGTTGCAGGAGTGCGGCACGATGCGGCACCCCAAGGGTGACTGGCTGCGAGCGCGTCCGGACCGCATCGGCATCACTCCGTATGGCAAGGCCGTCGTCGAAGCCAAGCTCGTCACGCCGTATCTGATGGACCACTATGGCGAGAGCGGCAGCGACCAGGTGCCGGACGACAAGCTCATTCAGGTGCAAACGCAGTTGATGGTGACGGGGCTGTCCATCGGCTTCTGCGTCGTCAACTTCGGCTTCGAGACGCGTGAGTTCATCGTCGAACGCGACCGCGAAATGCAGGAGGCGATCTACGCCATCGGCCACGATCTCTGGCACGATCACGTCCTGAAGGGCGTGCTGCCGGACCCGATCCCGCTGGTCGATTCGATGCAGGCGATCCAGCGCACGTACACGCTGCACTCGGATCATCTAGTGGATGCGGACGAGCGCGTTGCCGAGATGATCCGCGAGTTCGGCGAACTGAAGTCGCTGGCGAAAGAAACCGAAGAACGCTCCGACGAACTGAAAGCCAATCTGGCCATGGCCATCGGTCGCAACTACGGCGTATCCCTGCCGGACGGCGAGCGCGTGATCTGGCCGGAGACGAAGGGGCGCGGCTCCGTGGACTACAAGGCGATCGTCGAATTCATGAACGTGCCCGACG contains these protein-coding regions:
- a CDS encoding YqaJ viral recombinase family protein, with the protein product MSEPTYGTKEYVDDRRNYLGASDMPMACGRSEYGGPLDLVRLKLGLDTVEETHAMKRGHIYEPAIMAEFAVLHPDIQLQECGTMRHPKGDWLRARPDRIGITPYGKAVVEAKLVTPYLMDHYGESGSDQVPDDKLIQVQTQLMVTGLSIGFCVVNFGFETREFIVERDREMQEAIYAIGHDLWHDHVLKGVLPDPIPLVDSMQAIQRTYTLHSDHLVDADERVAEMIREFGELKSLAKETEERSDELKANLAMAIGRNYGVSLPDGERVIWPETKGRGSVDYKAIVEFMNVPDEVIQQHTSRGAPYRTMRYYPAKAPKQRKAA